From Desmodus rotundus isolate HL8 chromosome 10, HLdesRot8A.1, whole genome shotgun sequence, one genomic window encodes:
- the LOC112323010 gene encoding transcription elongation factor A protein-like 4, with protein sequence MEKLYSENEGMPEIQGNVENEQPQNVGKPEVAHTLENKETLENEEKIENKEKTEDEEILEDKEKPEKEEKPKEEGNPVIEGKSEGQGKPEVEGKSKEGKPESEGKPKKEGKPAIEPRAAGKHPAGDDVPRKAKRKTSKGLAQCLKEYKEAIHDMHLSNEEMIREFDEMARVEVKKTTQKLGGFTWMQKSSQDPFHPRGPRDLRGGCRAPQRGFEDIPFV encoded by the coding sequence ATGGAAAAACTCTACAGTGAAAATGAAGGAATGCCTGAGATCCAAGGAAATGTGGAAAACGAACAGCCTCAGAACGTGGGAAAGCCAGAAGTAGCGCATACTTTGGAAAACAAGGAAACgttagaaaatgaggaaaaaatagaaaacaaggaaaagacaGAAGATGAGGAAATACTAGAGGATAAGGAAAAaccagagaaggaggaaaagccaAAAGAAGAGGGAAATCCAGTGATAGAGGGAAAGTCAGAGGGCCAGGGGAAACCAGAGGTTGAGGGaaaatcaaaagaaggaaaacctgaGAGTGAGGGAAAGcccaaaaaagaaggaaaaccagcCATCGAACCAAGGGCTGCAGGAAAGCACCCAGCTGGGGATGATGTACCCAggaaagccaaaagaaaaacCAGCAAAGGGCTGGCTCAGTGCCTCAAGGAATACAAAGAGGCCATTCACGATATGCACTTGAGCAATGAGGAGATGATAAGAGAATTTGATGAGATGGCTAGAGTAGAGGTAAAGAAAACCACGCAGAAATTGGGGGGGTTTACGTGGATGCAGAAAAGTTCACAGGACCCCTTCCACCCCAGGGGCCCAAGGGATCTCAGGGGTGGCTGTAGGGCCCCACAAAGGGGCTTTGAAGACATTCCTTTTGTATAG